The Colias croceus chromosome 11, ilColCroc2.1 genome has a segment encoding these proteins:
- the LOC123695382 gene encoding uncharacterized protein LOC123695382 isoform X1, translating into MTRRRSKHDKRTKLEDKAFEPADFSYWDPYYVDSEIVQRYKRNIEEEEAFEAEVTTVETTASKPVKQHLGPAIALTAIFGALFVILPCLVKKGPNRGIIQCSIMITIFCMWIFWVTIYIGQMNPLMGPRLENTTVAWIAHKLGNQVVRGNSSSSD; encoded by the exons ATGACCCGACGCCGTTCCAAGCACGACAAAAGAACAAAACTGGAAG ATAAAGCGTTCGAGCCAGCAGACTTTTCCTACTGGGACCCATACTACGTGGATTCTGAAATAGTTCAAAG GTATAAACGGAAtatagaagaagaagaagcCTTTGAAGCAGAGGTAACAACGGTAGAGACGACAGCATCGAAGCCTGTGAAACAACATTTGGGACCGGCAATCGCTTTGACAGCTATATTTGGTGCTTTGTTTGTTATATTGCCGTGTCTAGTGAAGAAGGGACCTAATAGAGG AATAATACAGTGCAGCATTATGATAACAATATTCTGCATGTGGATATT CTGGGTGACAATTTACATCGGGCAAATGAACCCTCTAATGGGTCCAAGGCTTGAAAACACCACAGTCGCTTGGATTGCTCACAAATTG GGTAATCAAGTTGTAAGAGGCAACTCTAGTAGTTCCGACTAA
- the LOC123695382 gene encoding uncharacterized protein LOC123695382 isoform X2: MTRRRSKHDKRTKLEDKAFEPADFSYWDPYYVDSEIVQRYKRNIEEEEAFEAEVTTVETTASKPVKQHLGPAIALTAIFGALFVILPCLVKKGPNRGWVTIYIGQMNPLMGPRLENTTVAWIAHKLGNQVVRGNSSSSD; encoded by the exons ATGACCCGACGCCGTTCCAAGCACGACAAAAGAACAAAACTGGAAG ATAAAGCGTTCGAGCCAGCAGACTTTTCCTACTGGGACCCATACTACGTGGATTCTGAAATAGTTCAAAG GTATAAACGGAAtatagaagaagaagaagcCTTTGAAGCAGAGGTAACAACGGTAGAGACGACAGCATCGAAGCCTGTGAAACAACATTTGGGACCGGCAATCGCTTTGACAGCTATATTTGGTGCTTTGTTTGTTATATTGCCGTGTCTAGTGAAGAAGGGACCTAATAGAGG CTGGGTGACAATTTACATCGGGCAAATGAACCCTCTAATGGGTCCAAGGCTTGAAAACACCACAGTCGCTTGGATTGCTCACAAATTG GGTAATCAAGTTGTAAGAGGCAACTCTAGTAGTTCCGACTAA